Part of the Thermomicrobium sp. 4228-Ro genome is shown below.
CAACGTTCCCCGCCTCGACCTTCCAGCCCTCCGGGTTGCCTGGTGTATAGGTGAGCACGCGACGCTCGAAGACCTGCACCAGCACCCACTGCTGCACGCCAGCGACTCGAACCCGGGCCCAGTAGGCCTCGGTCAGAGGGAATCCGGTTGCGTAGAACGGGTTGGGGAAGAGCGCGTCCTCGCGGTAGCGCCAGCCCACGTAGACTTGGCCGCGACTGTTCATGAAGTCCCAGAAGACCGAGGCTACCGTGTGGTTCGTCTCTGGCACGTAGTAGACAGCCGTAACACCGTACTGCCCTAAGCTGAGGTCGCTACCGACGTTCCCAGCGCGGTCGACCGTCTGGGTGATCGTCGTGCCGACGGGCAAGGGTGCATGATCGAGGAGGCCGCTGAAGCTGGCGTAGGTGGGGCCGTCGGGGTCGTCCGGGTCGCCAGCGACGTTGACCTGAGCCGGTGGTTGCGGCTCGAAGGTCGCATCGCCGCGCTGGAGCTGGCCGGTGACGAGCTCCTTGGCGAGCAGGCCGTTGGTCACGTACCAGGGCGAGGAGCGATCGGCAGCAGGATCGGTGATCTCCATGCGCGACTTATCGAAGTACTGGACGAGGCGCGTTCCGCCAGGAGCGTCGGCGTAGGCTTCGCGAAGCGGCGTCGTGAACGGTTCCGGACCCCACATCCAGGTCCGGCTGACGCGCCCAGCCGCGACGGGCAGGTCGCTCCGGGCCCAAGTGTCCATGAAGGCGTCGTGGCTGACGGGAGCAGCCGAGACTGGCAGTCCAAGGGCGAGGGTTGATAGCACGAAAGATAGCACAACTAGCAAGCAGCGGATTCGCATGGAGCCCTCCTTTTCTTACGGACTAGGCACTCCTTCTTCTGGCTCGATCTCGAGCGTTCGAGCAAAGTCAGTACCGTAGACACGAAAGCGCACTGCACCGATGACCATCGTATGTTCTCCCCCAGCCGCGATCGCTTGCTTCACCCAGTCCCGAGCTTTCTCCGGTTCCGCTCCTTCGTACGGCAGTGTTGCTACATAACCGAGAATCGGCGTTGCTGCATCGACGATGGACATGTGCCAGGCCATCACCGTCGCATCGATGTACAGGATGCGCGTCGGACTGTAACCGTGCACGACAACACGTGCCTCACCAGCGTCGCCAGGAAGCTGCAATGTGCACGTCCACTGTGGGTTCACCTGGCCAAGCCACAAGTCGCAGTCAAACCCCTTCTTTTCCAGGTTGAGCGTGATGTCTGCGGCGGTGATACCTGGAATAACGGGCCTGTCCGATTGGACAGTCGGACTTATCTCTGGCGTCGGTGACCCTTGCGCAGTTGTAGCCTCGGCTTCGGCCTGCGTCGATGCCGATAGCGGGGTCGACTCGCGTCTCGTATCGACAGTGCTGAACATCCCCGCAAGCACAAAGATGAACGCACAAATGCCGAGCGTACTCGCGCAACCAATGAGAGCGCAGCTACGCCATACACTCCGCGACCGACGCGGTGCTGCATTGGTGCTCTGAACTCCGCCTGTCATGTCGCGCTCATCCATCGCGACGAGATGGAGGTTCTTTCCTGTAGGCGAACACCTGTGTTCCCATTATCTTGCCTCACACCCGATGCCGTCCCTGTTGCTGTCGAAACGAGCGGGTCAGGCGGCAGCACCCTCAATCGTCGATACGGAATATCTGAGCAGTCGAGGTCAGATGGCGGAGGCGGGATACACACATCGGGATAGCTCGGGTCGCAGTTTTGCCGGGCCGGCGGCGTGGATGGAATTGAAGTAGATGTTGGAATCGGAGTTGGCTAATCTGCGTGCTCATAAAGCCGTCCGGTAACCAATTTCGACCAACCACGGTGGTACCTCGCACGCAGCAGCGATTGCCTCTACGGTTCCGTACTCTCGCACTGCCCATTCGGGAATGAGCAGGCGTGCCGCTGCGACGGTAGCGTCGCGCTCGAGCCTTGCGTCCCAGTAGTACGCGAAGGACGTCGCACGGCACATGCGCACCACGTGCTCGTCACCGTTGAGCCAGTGACCGAGTTCATGCGCGATGACAGCACGCCGCTCAGCTGAGGGCAGCTGCGCGTTTATCCACATGAGCTTGACACCCCTGTAAATTCCCGAGATACCGAGAATGCTGCCCAGATTCTGCCGAAACTCGATCTCCCAGCCTTCGCGCTCAGCAATACAGTGCACCGGCACCGGAACTGCTTCGTGCGCATAGTGGCGCTCGATGAGTTCCGCCAGCGCACGCTCCCCCGCAGCAGGCAAGGACGACACTCGCATTCTTCCCCCAAAGGTTCGATCCAAGTCTACTCGGGACTACACGGTGGAGTCAATGGTCTGGTTTTTCGGCGGCTCGTCGTGCGAGTGCGCGCGCAAACTCCGCGAACACTCGCACCATTTCCCGGTCAGGATGTTCCTGTCCGGGTCCCAACAACCAACGCTCCGCGTAGGTCACGATAGCAGGTAAATCGAGCTCGGACTCACGTTCGCATTCGATTGGGTAACCCGCAGCGCGGATCAGTTCTGACACGGGAACGTCCAGGGCGCGTGCGAGCGCCACAACCTGATGAGGTGGAGGCAGGTAGCCCTCAGTAGTCGTGTTTTCCATGCGCGAGATGGTGCGCTGGTGAATTCCTGTTAGTTCGGCCAACTGTTCCTGACTGAGGCCCCGCAAAAGGCGCAAACGGCGTAATGCCTTACTGAACCCCGACACCTCCACGTTCATGGCCTCCTCCTTATTGGAACGACTTCGTCTACACAATAGAGCGAAACCGCCCAGACGTCTATTGACAGCATCGAGTAGCTGTGCTAATGTAGACGCTAGATGGGAGGTGTCAGACGTGCAGAAGCTGACTACGACTACCCACCGACGTCCGAACGGTTCGGCACGGCGAACTATCGCAGCACACGTCGATGAGGCTGCGGTTATCGGCGTCGATCGTCTCGTAGAGCGAGGCATCTTCGTGAATCGGAGTCACGCGATCGATGCCGCGATCGCTCTTCTCCTGCGGAAGTACGCGGAGCTTCTCGGGAAGGAGGTGTGCAACTCCGGCGATTCTGGGACACAAGGAAGGGGAGCTTAACGTGAAGGCTGCTCCCAAGAGCATGCATGTTCCGGTGGAGCCGCTGACCCCACCGGACCTCGCGGTTTCTCCCGGCTGGAGGTGGCTGTGGGACCGACTTCTCCGCCCTGTCTCGGAAGACAGGCATGAGGGCCAGGAAGCGGAAGACCGGGTGGGTGCCGCGAACACCCGCCCGGTGTGCACGAGAAAGGAGTCCTGAGATGCTGTTTGTAATTCATTCTACAATGTCACGCGCTCTCCAGCCAGACTGGACCGATCCGAGCTGGCGCCGCGCGCTCGCGCGCGCACTGCGAAAACAGCTGCCAGTGCACTGGGAAGGGCCAGCTGGTGCGGGCGCACTGCTAGTGACCTGCACAGGTGGGTGTCGATCCGATCACCGCTGGCACAAGGTGGACTGGATGGCGGACGGCCTCACCTGCGATTGCCCGAGCCGCGCCCCCTGCCACCACCGGGCGCGGGCGTGGTGCGAATACATGGGCGAGTGGCGTCGGCTGACCGCCATCGCCCGCACCCACGGGATCGAGGCGGCCGTCCGCTGGGTGGTTTACGACCAGACCGGTGAGCTCGACGCGACGCCGATCCGCCCGCTGCGAAACGTCAAGCTCTGGCGGGAGAACGGCCATGCCTGTGCCGACATCCCGCACTACCCTCGCCATAGCCCAACGGGTTTTGAGTGGGGCTACCTTGGATCTGGGCCAGCAGACCTGGCCTACGCAATTCTCGCCTACTTCTACGGGCCGGCCATCGCGGAGAAGTACTACCAGCAATTCAAAGAGGAAGTCATCGCCGCGATCCCACAGCAGGCCGAGGAGTACACGATCGACGGCGACGAGATCGCCTGGTGGATCACCTGCGCGACAACGCCGCCGTGTCCGGGACCCTGGACTGGATTCGTCGGCGGTGAAGCGCCGATGTGTTCGTGCCATAGCGTGCCGGACGCGTGGCTCGACGAAGCTTATCCCTTTCATCCCGAGCCCGGTATCGCCTGTGGCGTGAGCGGCTGCCCCTGCCGGTCTGGGGAGGGGGAAACATCATGACAGCGCACGAACGAGCGAATGAAGCACGTGATGCGTTTCTGGATGTGATCGACCATGCAGCATTGGGCTTACGATCGCTCTGCGAACAGCGACTGAGCTATCTCCTCCTTGACGCAATCACGGAGTTGGCGGACCTGTTGCCGCTGACCGAAAACCTCGATCGTCTCGACAGGGCTGACCTCCATTGGGCCAGGGTCCATGTCGACGGAGTGATCGGTTGTCTGTCCTGGTTACTCACCTGTTTCCAGCAGTCCCTCGAGAACCAGGACGCAAACCCGGGATTGCACAACGTCATCTCCTTGTCAGCTCGCGAGAGGAGGAGCCGATGAAGGTGGGGGAGCGATACTCCGAGTCCTATCTCGTCGAGTTCGGCTATGTCCCTTGGTGGGAGGTGCGTGCTATCCGCACTCGTGTCCATCTCCTATCTGGCAGATCGGGTGTCGCCTCGCCACAAGCATTCGGGCGCGCGGGCAAAAAACCACGACCGTCGCAGTTCTGGATTCTCCGTCTCATGGCTTCGGCATTTGTTCTCACCACCTCGCTGCTCGTCTGCTGGAGGTAAGCCATGATCGTGCGGGTCGGCCCACACATTCTGAACCTGTCCCAGATGGCCCACGCGGTGTTCAGCCGGGACAGTGTCGTCGTCGAGTTCGTCGGTGGGCGTGACGTTGTGGTGTATGGCGAGGACGCGTGCGAACTGGCCGCGCTGCTTCTCGCGCTGTGTTCCCGCAACACCATCTCGGAACGCGACAGGCTGGAGGCTCAACAGTTGTTGCACGGGTTTCCACACATCCAGGGACCGGAGCCCGGCTGGGATACGGAGGATTGGTGATGACCAGCAGAGGACAACGTGTGCGCGATGCGCTGCAGCGCCTGAGTGCCCAAACCGGTGTTCCAGTCGACGACATGTTGCTGTGGCTGGAGCAGCACGCAACGAGCGATCTCGACCGCGTCACGAACGAGCAGCTCGAGGAACTGCGGCGGACCGTCCTGGCGTGGGTGGGCGGCAATGGGACGAGCCTGAAGCCCGTTGCCGTGTCGCCGAGCGTGCCTGTCGTTCCCATCGATAAGGAACGACTGCGCGACATGCTCCGCGCGCTCATCCTCCGGGATGCAACGCCGGAGCAGATCGAGCTGGTGATCGCCATCTGCGAGAAGTACGGTTTCGATCCACTGCTCCGGCACATCGTGCTCATCTCGGGCCAGATCTACGTGACTCGGGACGGCCTCCTTCATCTCGCGCACGCCTCGGGACAGCTCGACGGCATCGAGGTCGAGGCCGAGCGGGACGCGGACGGGAAGTGGGTCGCGACAGCGAGGGTGTACCGGAAGGACATGCAGCGCCCATTCGTCTATTCGGCACACCAGGCAGAGCACGAGGTACCCAGCTCGAAGGCCTGGCAAAAGGCTCCTCGTGCCATGACGATCAAGTGCGCGGAAGTCATGGCTCTGCGGAGAGCATTTGCGGTTGCGCTCGCCGGTGCCGAGGAGATCGGGTACGAGGGAGAGCAGGAATGAGTCGTCCGCGCCACATGAGAACAGAACGCGCAGCTGAGGCTCATGCGGGTTTTCACGATCTCCTCCGTTCGTACCGACTGCGTGCCGGGCTCTCGCAGGTACGGCTCGCGAAGCTGGCTGGTATTGACCGATCCTTCCTGAATCGCCTCGAGAGTGGAGACCGCTGCCCGAGCCGTATTGTCGTCCTGCGCTTGGCACGGGCGCTGGGATTAGACGAGCGGGATCGAGCAGCCCTCCTCTTCGCGGCTGGCTACGCACCAGTTCGGGCACCACTCGATCGCCAGGCGGAGCTGCGATCGCTGGCTGAGGAACTGCAGCGCCTGGTCATGACAATACTGGTCTATCTCGACGGGATTGACCATGACGAGTCCTGAGCAGCTGAACAGCGACGAATGCGCCATCCTGCTCGAGCTCGAGGGAATCGCCGAGAGGGCCACGCAACTGCGCCGTGCGTGGGACGAGGGTGAGTTCGAAGCAGGGCTCCTGTTGCTCGCTCTCGTGCGGAGCTGGTTGTTCTGGCGACAGCGGTCGCTTCAGAGCGAGCGGAGCGAGGCGTTTCACCGACGCCTCCAGAGAGCCAGCGTGACGTTCACGAGCGCTCTCTTGGGACACCGCACAGAAGGGGGTGAATGGTGACCTGGATTGAGTCGCATACCTCGCTCCGGCATCATTGGAAGCTCGATTTGCTCTGCTCACGCCTCGAGATCAGCCGGCCCGCTGCGATCGGCCACCTCCATCTCCTCTGGTGGTGGGTCATCACGTATGCCGAGTCCGGAGATCTCTCCCGCTTCCCGCGCACCGTCCTGGCCTCTGCGGCCGAATGGGTCGGCGACCCGCACCAGTTCGTCGACGCCCTGGTCGAAGCGGGCTTCCTCGACGAGGACGAGCACGGCCTCCGTGTACACGGCTGGACGGAATATTGCGGGCGTCTGATCTCTGAACGGGAGCGACGCCGACGCTGGCGCTCACGCCAACGAACGCTCGAGGAGGGGAACGAACTCCGCGCACAAAACCAGATCGAACGACCGAACGGACCGGTAACGTCCCGGGGACGGACCACGGACGTCTCCGAGACGGCCCCTTCCCGTGATCGAGGCGTCCCAGAGACGAACGTGGCACGTGACGGAGACGTGACGGAGACGTCTCCGTCACGTGAGCGAGACGTTCCGGTCACGTCCTACCGAACCAACCGAACCAAACCAACCGAACCGAACCGGAGCACCCCCACCCCCCAAAGCCCCCCTCCCCCTGGCAGCGGCACGCCTGAGGTGGCTGATGTCGTCGATGCTGATCGACTCGCCGAACTTTGGAACACGACGGTGGCAGTGCGGGGCTCGCCGTTTCCACCGGTGGCGGGGCTGACACGTGCCCGACGCCAACGAATCGCGTTGCTGCTGCGGGAGTTGCACCGGGAAATCGGGCCGCACGCGCGGAGCGTGGCGTTCTGGACGGATATCTTCGCCCGTCTGCAGGCGTCGCCGTTCCTGCGCGGCGAGAGCGCCTCAGGGTGGGTGGCGCATTTCGACTGGCTCGTCGAGAGTGCCCAGCACGTCGTGCGAGTTCTTGAGGGCAGGTACGACGAGACCCATACACCAGTGCGATCCAGCCCGAACGGGACGCGGGCCCGGGCCAGCCCAAATGGCACCGTGACGCCGGAGCGACTCGCGGAGCTCGAACGCATGTTCACCGCCGACCTAGATCTTCCGCCGAGCGAACTCCTCCGGCGGGAGCGGGAGGCGATCCGGGCACGGAAACAGGCTGGTGAGTCGTAATGGGCGAGATTGTGCTCGAGCTCCCATTACCACCTTCGACGAACCGCCGTTACGTGCATCGGCGCGACGGCGGGGTCACGCTGACTGACGAGGCGCGGGCGTATGACGTCATCGTCTATGCTGCGCTCGGCCCGCGTCGCCCGCAGGTCCCGAGAGGCGTCCCCGTTACGGTGTCCGTGGAGTTGGTTGTCGACCACTGGTTCAGGCGCGACCTGGATAACGTCCTCAAGCAGCTCCTCGACTCGTTGTCGAGGTGCTGCGGATTCGATGATGCATACGTCGTGCGCATCGACGCGAGGAAGCGCGTCGAGCGGGGGAACGAGGGCGTCACGGTGAGGATGTCCTGGAGAACAGACGAGCATGCGGATCCACGGGACGACGCACGTCTGCGATGGCGATGAGATGCGCGTTATGGCGACGGTTCGATGGTAGACCGCGGAACTGCACTGAACAACATCATCGCGCGGCGCACGGTCGTGCTCGACGGCCTCGTCGATGCTGGCGTGCTTGACGATGACCGGCACCTGACCGTGCTGGGGCACGATGCCCATGCGGCGATCGAAGATTGAACACGGACATGCTCACACCCGAGCACGGATGGGAGGACGATCATGCCAGGAATACCCGGAAGTTCCAAGCGCTACCCGCATGGCCCATCGGTGAAGTGGCCACGTGTGTACGAAGGGCTACGCAAGCGTGGCTTCTCGAAAGCATCGGCGGCGGCCATTTCCAACGCGATGTGGAAGCGGCGCCGGGCAAAGGCTGTCTATGCTGGCAAGCACTGAGAGGCATGTCCTTATCGTCTTGGGATCCACGCTGCGGCGCTACCGGCGCGCCCGCGGGTTGAGCTGCCGCGACCTCTCCCAGCGCGCCGGTGTTGCGCTCGGCACCATCTCACACCTCGAGAATGGCCTGCACTGCCCAACGCGGGCGACGCTTGGCCGTCTTCTCGAAGCCCTTGCCCTCGACGAGGCCAGCATCGCCGCCATCTGGGCCCTCTGGGCAGCGACCAACTGGCCAGGACCTCCGCGGGAGCTTGCCGATCCAACCGTGATCAAGGCTCAGATCAATGAGGTCGCCAGCCTGCGGTTCCGTGCCTGGCAACGCGGTGACGCTCTCACCGCCGGCATCCTTACCGAGGAACTCGAGGCGTTGTGGCAGGCCTACCGGGTAGCGGAGGGACGGCGAAGAGCAAGTTCTGCCATGCAAGGTGAGGGGTAATGGCCGGACGACCGCCGCGCGTGAGTGACGATGCCATTGCGAAGGCCCTCGAAAAACACTACGGTGTGCTGGCGCACGCTGCCCGGGAGCTTGGGATGCGCGTTGACACGCTGCACCGGCGCATTGCGCGCTCGCCCACTTTGCAGGCCGCACTGCACGAAAAACGTCGCTCGCTTGCCGTCAAGGCCTTTGAGAAGTTACAGGAGCACCTGGACCGTGGTGAACCATGGGCGATCCAGTATGTCCTGAAGCGTGTGGGTTCGTATGTTGCGCTCGGACCACCCGCCGTGCAGGTCCCGCGGGCGAGCGATCCGCGGAATGTCCTGGAGCGGCTCGACCAGCTTGAACACGAACTCGCCGGGTACCCGGTCTCGGTTCGTGATGTCCTCGCACTGCTCGAATTCCGGCGTGCCGCGGTCGCGGATATCCTGCGCACTGGTGATATCCCCGACCTCGACACGCTGGTCACGGAGGTTACACATGCCATCGAGACGGCCATCCCTGACCCTGAACTCCGCACCCGTGTCGCACAGGCGCTGGCTCAGGGCCTTCAGCGAGCAACTGGCCGGGAGGCTGGTGCCTGAACTGCGCACGCCCTCGTTCTCAGCCTGGCTTATCCAGCGCTGGCCTGGGAGTCCATGGGAGCATGCCCGCCATCTGCAGTATGTCGCCCAGATGCTGGGCACGCTCCCGCCCGGCGGCCGCCTGATCCTGAACATGCCCCCGCGCCATGCCAAGACCCAGACGGTCACGGTTCGCTACGTGGCCTGGCGCATGATCCGCTGGCCCTCACTGCGTGTGATCATCGCGACACACACCCAGACCCTGGCCGAGGCACTGTCCCGGCAGGTACGCCGGATCGTCCGCGAGGCTGGCGTCGCGCTCGACCCTGAACACAACCGCGTGACCGATTGGCGTACCCGGTCAGGCGGTGGGCTCCGGGCTGCCGGGGTCGGCGCGGCGATCGCTGGTTTCGGTGCCGGCCTCATCGTCGTCGACGACCCGCACCGGAATCGCGAGGCCGCCGACTCGCTTCGGCAGCGGGACCAGCTCTGGGAGTGGTGGAATGACGACCTGCTCACCCGTCGCGAGCCGGGCTGCCAGGTGCTCGTCGTCATGACCCGCTACCACCCCGACGACCTCGTGGGCCGGATTCTGGCCAGTGACCCCACCGGCTGGTACCAGATCCGCCTCCCCGCACGCGCCGATTCCCCCGACGACCCGCTCGGCCGCGCCATCGGCGATCCCCTCTGGCCCGAGGTGTTCGGCGACGCGGAACTACGTCGCATCGAGCAGCAGGTCGACCCCCGCACCTGGTCTGCCCTCTACCAACAGTTGCCGCGCCTTGCTGAGAGCGTGACGATCCTGCCCGAATGGTTCCCGCTCTATAGGCCGAACCAGAAACCGCCGTCCGTCGGCCGGTGGATCTCGTGGGACACGTCCGAGGGGACGGAGGCCGGCGCCTACTCGGTCGGTTGGGTCGCGGACGTGGGGATCGACGGGGCTCTCTACGTCGTCGACCGCGTGCGCGTGCGTCTACCGTTCACCGAGCTGGTGCAAACGATGTTCCACCTGGCCCAGTGCCACGTCCGAGATGGCCTCCGCGAGGTGCTGGTCGAGCGGGCATCGACCGGTGGTGCAGCCTACGATGTGCTCCGCAGGGAACTCGCTCGTGTCGGTATTCCCGTCGAGGTCGTGGGGGTCCGGCCTGCGTCGTCGAAAATCGTCCGAGCCGAAGCGGCGTCGCTGCCTATCCGCCAGGGACTCGTGCGGTTACCGGAAGGCGCGCCGTGGCTCGACGAGTTTTTCCGGGAGCTCGCCGCGTTCCCTCACGGGGCGTACGCCGACCAGGTAGACGCGTTGACCCAGCTCGTCACGTACCTCGCGCACTTTCTCGTTCCACACTACGACGCGTCCGTTGAAATCGAGTATGTGCGACTGCGAGGAGAAAGCGCATGAGCATCATCGCGAGACTGTTCGGCTGGAACCCATTTCTGCCCTGGTCACGCGCCCGTACGACCCCGGGTGACCCGCGCGAGATTTACCCGGTACTGGAGGCCTACTACCACAACAACGACCTCTATGCCGCGCTGGAGGAGCTCCGGGTTCGCCAGCGGGTGCCGGCGCGGCCGATCCGGAATCCGGCCCATGCCGTCGTCGAGTTTTACGCGGCGACGCTCTTCGGCGAGACGGACGTCGACGCCAGCGACACCATCGTGCGCGATACGGCACGACAGGTGCTCGAGTGGTCGAACTGGGCGTCACTCCGGCAACGGATCGCGCGCTGGTTGGCACTGTACGGGGATCTCTGGATCAAGGTCGCGACGCGCCAGGACTCGAGCGGTGCGGTGCGGCGCGTATTCCTCCAGGTTATTCCCCCGCACCAGGTCCGCAATTTCGCTGAGGACGAGCGCGGGTTCCTCACCGAGGTGCTGATCGAGGCACCGGCCGATGATCCGGACTACCTCCTCGTTGAGCACTGGGACAAGCCGCGGGGCGTGGTCACCTGGCAACTCGTCCGACGCGACCGCCACGATGAGCCCGGTCCCATCATCCGCCAGTCGTCCGTGATCGAGCTCGGCTTCGATTTCATCCCCGTCGTGCACCTCCGGTTCCGCGACATTGGGGAACCGCGCGGGCTCGGTGCCTTCACGCATGCGCTCGACCTCATCGATGAGGCGAACCGTATCGCGACGCGCCTGCACGACCTCGCGTTCCGTTTCAACCGTCCCGACCTCGTGCTGAGTGCTGTGGACGGGCGTGACTCGATGGGGCGGCCGCTTCCCCCGCCGGAATTCGTCCGCCGACAGCAGCAGGAATCCGCGTACGAGCTCGGTGACGAGCGGGTGATCGCTCTGCCGCCGGGCTACCAGATCCAGCACGTCGTTCCACCGATCGACTGGGGAAGCTACCTTGCGCTGCTCGACGCGCACCTCGGCTCGATCGAGCGCTACACGTTACCGGAGCTGATGTACTACCGCCTCACGGAGCAGGGGGCGGCCTCCGGCCGTGCCCTGCGCATCATCTTAGCTCCAGCACTGGCGCGAGTGGCGGAGGCACGGGTGGGGCTGGACGGGGGGATCGCTCGCGCCCTCGACATGGCACTCACGATTGGCTCATTGCACGGGCTGTGGACTCTCCAGCCGTGGGAACTCGGCCGGCCGCGCGTTTCGTTCACCGATCGGCCGCTCCTCCCCGAGGACGATTTCCTCTCCATCGAGCTCGAGCAGGAGCGTGCCGCGCTCGCGAACGCGCTCCGGCAAGTCGGCCTCCCGTACACGGAAATCCTGCTCCGGCTCGGGTACAAGGAGGTCGACGTCGCGCGCCTCGTGCAGGAGCGCCTCGACGAGCAGGAGGCCGAGCGGGAGCGGATGGGGAACCTGATCGCTGCGGGATGGGTGCCCGGTGGCGAGTGAGACCTTCGCGCGGGACGATGCGCTGGCGGCCATCGACGCGATCCTCGTCGCTGCCGCTCTCCAGTCTGACCGCATCGCTGCGGTAGCGGCGAACGCGTACGCGGAGTGGCTCGCCGGAGTCATCCAGGCCGCAGCGGAACAGTTGCAAACGCTCAGTCCCGGTCCGCGCTCGGTGGGAACCCCGAAAGCCGTCGACGCGTTCCGCTCCTGGCTCGACGACCTCGAGCGGTTCCTCGAAGGGCGGCGGCCCCCGCAGGTCGTGCTCGAGGCGATCGCGGCGGCGCGGTCGGCAGTCGCGCAAATCGGCGACGAGTCCGCCTGGCGGGCGCTGAGCGAGGCCATCCCCGGATATCGCCCGCCGTCGGAGGGGCCGCGGCTCCCCCCAACCGACGCGCTCGGGACG
Proteins encoded:
- a CDS encoding ImmA/IrrE family metallo-endopeptidase — its product is MSSLPAAGERALAELIERHYAHEAVPVPVHCIAEREGWEIEFRQNLGSILGISGIYRGVKLMWINAQLPSAERRAVIAHELGHWLNGDEHVVRMCRATSFAYYWDARLERDATVAAARLLIPEWAVREYGTVEAIAAACEVPPWLVEIGYRTAL
- a CDS encoding helix-turn-helix domain-containing protein, with amino-acid sequence MNVEVSGFSKALRRLRLLRGLSQEQLAELTGIHQRTISRMENTTTEGYLPPPHQVVALARALDVPVSELIRAAGYPIECERESELDLPAIVTYAERWLLGPGQEHPDREMVRVFAEFARALARRAAEKPDH
- a CDS encoding ribbon-helix-helix domain-containing protein is translated as MQKLTTTTHRRPNGSARRTIAAHVDEAAVIGVDRLVERGIFVNRSHAIDAAIALLLRKYAELLGKEVCNSGDSGTQGRGA
- a CDS encoding DUF6166 domain-containing protein; this translates as MADGLTCDCPSRAPCHHRARAWCEYMGEWRRLTAIARTHGIEAAVRWVVYDQTGELDATPIRPLRNVKLWRENGHACADIPHYPRHSPTGFEWGYLGSGPADLAYAILAYFYGPAIAEKYYQQFKEEVIAAIPQQAEEYTIDGDEIAWWITCATTPPCPGPWTGFVGGEAPMCSCHSVPDAWLDEAYPFHPEPGIACGVSGCPCRSGEGETS
- a CDS encoding recombinase RecT, producing MTSRGQRVRDALQRLSAQTGVPVDDMLLWLEQHATSDLDRVTNEQLEELRRTVLAWVGGNGTSLKPVAVSPSVPVVPIDKERLRDMLRALILRDATPEQIELVIAICEKYGFDPLLRHIVLISGQIYVTRDGLLHLAHASGQLDGIEVEAERDADGKWVATARVYRKDMQRPFVYSAHQAEHEVPSSKAWQKAPRAMTIKCAEVMALRRAFAVALAGAEEIGYEGEQE
- a CDS encoding helix-turn-helix transcriptional regulator, which codes for MSRPRHMRTERAAEAHAGFHDLLRSYRLRAGLSQVRLAKLAGIDRSFLNRLESGDRCPSRIVVLRLARALGLDERDRAALLFAAGYAPVRAPLDRQAELRSLAEELQRLVMTILVYLDGIDHDES
- a CDS encoding RusA family crossover junction endodeoxyribonuclease → MGEIVLELPLPPSTNRRYVHRRDGGVTLTDEARAYDVIVYAALGPRRPQVPRGVPVTVSVELVVDHWFRRDLDNVLKQLLDSLSRCCGFDDAYVVRIDARKRVERGNEGVTVRMSWRTDEHADPRDDARLRWR
- a CDS encoding helix-turn-helix domain-containing protein, which produces MLASTERHVLIVLGSTLRRYRRARGLSCRDLSQRAGVALGTISHLENGLHCPTRATLGRLLEALALDEASIAAIWALWAATNWPGPPRELADPTVIKAQINEVASLRFRAWQRGDALTAGILTEELEALWQAYRVAEGRRRASSAMQGEG
- a CDS encoding helix-turn-helix domain-containing protein — encoded protein: MAGRPPRVSDDAIAKALEKHYGVLAHAARELGMRVDTLHRRIARSPTLQAALHEKRRSLAVKAFEKLQEHLDRGEPWAIQYVLKRVGSYVALGPPAVQVPRASDPRNVLERLDQLEHELAGYPVSVRDVLALLEFRRAAVADILRTGDIPDLDTLVTEVTHAIETAIPDPELRTRVAQALAQGLQRATGREAGA
- the terL gene encoding phage terminase large subunit encodes the protein MPELRTPSFSAWLIQRWPGSPWEHARHLQYVAQMLGTLPPGGRLILNMPPRHAKTQTVTVRYVAWRMIRWPSLRVIIATHTQTLAEALSRQVRRIVREAGVALDPEHNRVTDWRTRSGGGLRAAGVGAAIAGFGAGLIVVDDPHRNREAADSLRQRDQLWEWWNDDLLTRREPGCQVLVVMTRYHPDDLVGRILASDPTGWYQIRLPARADSPDDPLGRAIGDPLWPEVFGDAELRRIEQQVDPRTWSALYQQLPRLAESVTILPEWFPLYRPNQKPPSVGRWISWDTSEGTEAGAYSVGWVADVGIDGALYVVDRVRVRLPFTELVQTMFHLAQCHVRDGLREVLVERASTGGAAYDVLRRELARVGIPVEVVGVRPASSKIVRAEAASLPIRQGLVRLPEGAPWLDEFFRELAAFPHGAYADQVDALTQLVTYLAHFLVPHYDASVEIEYVRLRGESA
- a CDS encoding phage portal protein: MSIIARLFGWNPFLPWSRARTTPGDPREIYPVLEAYYHNNDLYAALEELRVRQRVPARPIRNPAHAVVEFYAATLFGETDVDASDTIVRDTARQVLEWSNWASLRQRIARWLALYGDLWIKVATRQDSSGAVRRVFLQVIPPHQVRNFAEDERGFLTEVLIEAPADDPDYLLVEHWDKPRGVVTWQLVRRDRHDEPGPIIRQSSVIELGFDFIPVVHLRFRDIGEPRGLGAFTHALDLIDEANRIATRLHDLAFRFNRPDLVLSAVDGRDSMGRPLPPPEFVRRQQQESAYELGDERVIALPPGYQIQHVVPPIDWGSYLALLDAHLGSIERYTLPELMYYRLTEQGAASGRALRIILAPALARVAEARVGLDGGIARALDMALTIGSLHGLWTLQPWELGRPRVSFTDRPLLPEDDFLSIELEQERAALANALRQVGLPYTEILLRLGYKEVDVARLVQERLDEQEAERERMGNLIAAGWVPGGE